TATTGAAATATTCGCTACCCTTTCTGGTGTTGGGAAAAAGAAAACGCCATTCTTCTCTGTTCCATATCGCTTTACAAATTGTTCTGTAAGAGAAGTAGCAAATTTCAAATGAACTTGTTGATGAATAATACAACGAAGAAGACAAGCAAAATAATCAAACTCTAAAACAAGTGGTGTATAGGCATATGTTTCAAAAAGTGGACGTAATGATGTGTTTCTAAAATGGGTTTGTATATCTTGAAAAGATTCATTCCATTGAAAAATGGAATAGATGCGTTTCATAACCTTCTCTTGTTCACCTGTCTGACTTGAAACCCAAAATTGTGGGTTTTGAAGCGTACCAATTCCTTGTACGCGGACAACAATTTGTTCTTCATCCATAAGAAGTGGGACATAAACTATTTTCTCTTCTAATTGAACAACATTGAGTGGATCAAAAGACAAACGCCTGAGTACCTCTTCAAAATGGTACGAATCCTTTAACGTAACATGTTCGCTCCACATACGTTTCCCCATCCTTTTTACACATCATTATAGCATGAGAAAACCGTAAGCATACATGCTTACGGCTGATTGCTTTTTACTAAATCATCCAGGCTTTTAAAATGATACCCTTTCTCGCGCAAATCATCAATGATTTTCGCAAGCGCTTCTGCATTATCTTTTGATATAGCATGAAGTAATATAATGGATCCTGGATGAATCATATTCATTACATTATTATGAGCATATTGCCATCCTCTTTGCTGATCTACTTTCCAATCTAAAAATGCAAGCGACCAAAATACGTTATAATATCCCATTTCTTTCGCAAGAGCTAGCGTACGCTCACTAAAAATCCCACGCGGAGGACGTACATATTTCACTTCTTTTTGTCCGGTTACTTTTTTAATTTCATCCGTTACACTTTGTAATTCTTCACGAAGTTTCTCATCATTTACAGTTGTAAAATCAGGATGGCTTCGAGAGTGGTTTCCAATAATGTGACCTTCATTTTTCATTCTTAATAATAACTCTTTTTGCGTCTTTATATAATGACCCGTTACAAAAAATGTTGCTGGCACTTTCTTTTCTTTTAGTACATCCAAAATTTTTCCAGTATATCCATTTTCATATCCATTATCAAATGTTAAATATATATCTTTTTTCTTCGGGTCTCCTAAATAAAAACCACCATTACCCCGGAGTAGGTCAGTAAATTTTTCCCCTGCATCTGGCGGGATCTCATTTTTTGCTCGCGGAATCCCCCAGTGATTTGGTGCGTTCGTATACGCGAAAGCAGAAACTGGAACAAGTGTCATTATAATTGAAAAAATGAGACCTATATATAACCATCTATGCTTCATAAATAGTCTCCTTTCCATATATCATCGTACCTGTAGTTTCTGTTTTCAATATTCCTTTCATTCTAAACAAGTTTTTCTATATGTACCAAAAAATGCACCTCGAATGATTCGAGATGCATTTTTCCACTTACTTAAATACCGGTTCTTTAAAGCTTGCTAATTTTTCAAATGATGTTTTATCTACATCTGCGTGTAGGCTATTACCATGAGAGTCCATTGTTACAACAGCTTTAAAGCCATCAATACGTAGGTGCCACATTGCTTCTGGAATACCAAATTGTAAGAAGTCGACATCTTTCACTTCTTTAATACATTCTGCATAATACTGCGCAGCACCACCGATTGCATTTAAATATACACCACCATGTTCTGCTAGTGCCGCTAATGTTTTTTCTCCCATGCCGCCTTTACCGATGACAGCACGAATACCAAACTTCTTCATAATGTCGCCTTGATATGGCTCTTCACGAATACTTGTCGTTGGACCTGCCGCTTTAATTTTCCAATTGTCATTTTCATCTTTCACTACAACTGGACCACAGTGATAAATGATTTGTCCATTTAAATCTACCGGGCAATCGTTATCCATTAAATGCTTATGAATTGCATCACGACCTGTGTACATCATCCCGTTAATGGTAACGACATCTCCAACGCGAAGTTCACGAATTTGCTCCTCTGTAATTGGTGCCTGCAGTACAATTTCACGCTGCTCACTTTTTGCGTGCTCCACTTCTTGTTGAAGTGTATTTTCACCTTCTTGATATAACCAATCGATAATCTCACCTGTTTCAGGATGAATTGTTACACCAAGGCGACGATACGCCCAACAATTATATGCAACAGACACATAGAAACTAGCTGGCAGACGATTGTATACTCCAATTTTACAACCAAGTAAGGTTGTTTCTCCACCAAATCCCATCGTACCAATGCCAAGCTTGTTCGCATTCTCTAATACGTATTCTTCAAGCTTCTGTAATTCAGGAATTGGATTCACATCATCTAATGTGCGAAATAGTTGGTTTTTTGCCAACTCATAACCTGACGTACGGTCTCCCCCGATACCAACACCGATTACTCCTGCACTACACCCTTGTCCTTGTGCTTGATATACCGCATGAAGAAGGCATTTGCGAATCCCTTCTAAATCACGACCTGCTCGTCCAAGTCCTTCTAATTCACAAGGTAAGCTATACTGAATATTTTTATTTTCACAGCCGCCTCCTTTTAAAATTAAACGAGCATCAATATAATCTTTCTCCCACTGCTCAAACTTAATCACAGGTGTACCTGGTCCTAAGTTATTACCGCTATTATCTCCGAAAAGAGAATCAACAGAATTCGGACGAAGTTTCCCGTCCTGTGTCGCCCGCTCAAGCGCACTGTAAATTGCTTCTTTCATTTGTAATTGATTTACGCCAACTGGTGTATAAATTTTGAAGGTTGGCATCCCTGTATCTTGGCAAATTGGAGAGATGTTTTCATCTGCCATTTTAATATTATTTGTAATGGTGCCAAGCGCCATTGCAGAACGAGTCCCTGCATTTTCTCGTTCTTTTGCTCGTTGAATTGCACGACGAACATCTTTCGGTAAATTCGTTGATGTTTCAACAATCAGTTGATACATACTTTCTTGAAGCTTTTCCATTGTTACTTCCCCCTCAATTGTGAACGCTACCAAAACGCTACGAGATGAAATTTTCACCCTTAAGTCTCTAGAGTCTTTGTTTTTATTTTATGACTCTTAAGATCAAACGAAATTTTTCACAACTTGATTATACCCTTTTTTCCATATTCCTTCTATTTAATCGGGCAGGAAATCTATATATTTTCTAATAAAACAGCGCATTTACAGAAAACGGCTACCAATATATAATTGGTAGCCGTTTTATATTATTCGTCTTTTTTAAATTGCTCACATTTCAGTTCTAATTCATCTAACATCGCAAGAAGACGATCTACATCTTCTAATTCTACCTCTTCTGGTTCAATTGTATCAATTACTTCGATGAACATATTTAAACGTTCTTTTAAATATACTAATTGTGAATCTTTATCTTGAATTGCTTTTCCCACAAAGGCACTCTCCTTTTTATTCGAGTTACTCTTATTATACCGCAAAAATGATTATCACGAACATGAATTTTCATCATTTTTGCCACAATACTTGATTACATACAAGCAGACATTTAAATTACTTCCTCCATCACTTGAAGTGAAATCAACAGATGAAGAATTTTTGTTACAAAAAGTTTCACTTTATAAAACGTCCATATTCTTCTATTATAGAGGATGGACAAATTGTTATTTCAACAGTCAAAGGAGTATTTCAGATGAGTATATCACAAACAATGAAGCCGATTACTCCTTCTTACGATCCATGGGAAGCGTATATGGACCTTGAAGAGTACGGCAAACTACTATTAACAAACGTTGAATTTACAACGACAACGTTATGCAATATGCGCTGTGAGCATTGTGCTGTTGGTTATACATTACAGCCAAAAGATCCAAATCCGCTTCCAATGGAACTTTTATTAAAACGATTAGATGAGATTCCTCATTTACGTTCTTTAAGTATTACGGGCGGAGAACCAATGCTCTCAAAAAAATCCGTCGACAACTATGTAACACCACTCTTAAAATATGCCCATGAACGAGGCGTTCGCACTCAAATCAACTCAAACTTAACTATAGATTTAGCCCGTTATGAACAAATTATTCCTTATTTAGATGTGTTGCATATTTCACATAACTGGGGAACAATTGATGATTTCGTTGAAGGTGGATTTGCAATGATGGAGCGCAAACCTACTTATGAACAACGTGCTAAACTATTTGAACGAATGATTACAAATAGTAAAGCTTTATCAGATGCAGGTGTTCTCGTGTCAGCAGAAACAATGTTAAATAAACGTACCCTACCACATATTGAACACATTCATCGTCAAATCGTCGAAGAAATGGGCTGTAAGCGCCATGAAGTACACCCTATGTACCCAAGTGATTTTGCTAGCAACCTTGAAATTTTAACAAAAGATGAAATTCGAAGTGCAATCGAGCATTTATTAGATATTCGTGATGAAAATATATGGATGTTATTTGGCACACTACCTTTCTACGCATGTAGTAATGATGAACGTGACTTAGCTACATTAAGAAAATTACATTTAAGCAAAAACGTGACGGTTCGTAACGATCCAGATGGGCGTTCTCGCTTAAATGTAAATATTTTTGATGGCAACATTATCGTAACAGACTTTGGTGATATTCCACTGCTTGGTAACATTCAAACAAACACATTACAAGAAGCCTACGACAGATGGTGTAGTTCGAAAACAGCGAAATCATTAAGTTGTCACTGCCCTGCTGTAAAATGCCTTGGGCCAAATATTCTTGTGAAAAACAGCTATTATCCAACCGAGGATTTCTTAACAAAAGAAACAAATATTACACTGTAGCAAAAAAAACGTCAGCATATTTAGCTGACGTTTTTTTTGCTATTGTGGATAAGGCGAAGAAATAAATTTAAAGGATACATAATCTTGTATAGGAATAGATGCCCCAATTCCTTGTGAAGTAATATTTTTAATGACAAGCCTCTTCTGATTTCCTTTTAAAACAAGATATACTTCTCCAAATGTAACTTTTCCTTTTTCATTTACCGCTGGTGTATATGCATATAAATACCCAAGTTGTTTTGGACTGATATTATATACACGCTCATTTCCAGTACCATAACCAATTGTTGTTTTAAAAGAAAGAGGAAGCTGCACCTTCTCCATCGCCTTTAAAAGAATCATCTTTTTCACATCATCTGTATCTTTAATATAGGCTGTTAAACCACCTTCTACCGTTTTTTGCGATTCTTGTTTGTACCGAAGCGGATATAACCGCTCCACACCACGGTTATCATATACATTACGATTTACTTGCTTATATTCCCAATTTATCGCTGTATCTGTTGATTCATAATTTAACGGCCATTGACCTAAATAAATTTTCGCCCTATATCCAACTGCAAGAGGTGCATTTGAAATCGAAGTTTCATTAAACAACCGAATTAAATCTGGGTTTTCGATTCGAATGGTCGATGTTTTCAGTAATTCTTTCGCTAGTTCACTTGGCTGCAAACGCGGTAAATCTTGCGCTTCATTTGGATACGTATTGTCCTTTGAAATATTCAAAACAGATGAAGGCATCTTTACGTTTATTGTTGTCTTTGCAGAGCTACTATAAGGAAATAATAAAATAAACGAGACCATAGTTGAAAGACATATGCTGTACACTCGTTTCACCTACTTTACCCCTTCCTAATTTAAGAGTGTATAAATCATTTAAATAGCTATTAAATACAAATTGAAAAACCGACATAAAACCTTTCTTTTTAGGTGGGATAGAGCATCTGGTCATGCATAAAAGCGGTCAGATCCTCTTCCTGCCCCCATGCCAAGTGAAAACAAAGAGAGAAAACAAGTGCATGTCACCTTTTGTTCTTCGTAGCAGCGACTTATATGCCTGCAAATCAAAATGGATTTATATATTAACTATCTCTATTATTTTCTCTCCGTAATATTGTTATCCCAATTTTTTATAACAAGTAAAAGCCAATTCCCATAATGAAATAAGCGGCTAATAATGTTCCTCCTTCAAACCAGTTCGTATCTCCATCATTTGAAATTGCAATTGTTAAAAAGACCGCTGTAATCATGGACACAAGTTCCGGCATTGTAAATACAAGGGGCATTTTTACCGTAAAAAACATCGAAAGTATGATGAGAACAGGGGCAACGAACATGGCAACCTGCAAGGTTGAACCGACTGCAATTTCAACTGCAATATTCACTTTATTTTTATAAGCCATAATAATTGCAGAGGCATGCTCCGCGGCGTTACCAACAATCGCAACAATGATAACCCCGATAAATAATTCCGACCATCCAAATGATTTTGCTACCGTTTCAAATGTATGAACAAGCGCCTCGGATACATAAGCAACAGCCGCTGTTGCAATCGCTAAAATAAGTAATGCTTTCCCTTTTGACCATTCAGGCTCTTCCTCATGTTCTACTTCATCGCTTTTATGCTGATACACACCACGATGCGTAACCAGTTTAAAGAATAGTGCGGCTAAATACATGACAATCATGATGATTGAAACCCCAATACTTAATTGATATGTTTTGTCTATACTCATCTTCATTGAAAAAACTTCTGGAATAACAAATGCTACAACAACTGCAAATATTAGTAAGGCCGAATTATGCCTTGCATCATAAACATTAAAACTTTGTCTTTTATACTTGAGCCCTCCTACAAAAAAAGAAAGACCTCCAACTAACAATAAATTGCCAAGAACGGAACCAGTTAGTGAAGCAAGTACGACTTCAGTTAGCCCTGCTTGTAATGCAAAAACTGAAATGATAAGTTCAACCGCATTCCCGAAGGTTGCATTTAATAGCCCACCAATTCTTGGTCCAGAGACAATAGCTAAACTTTCTGTCGCTCTTCCCATAAAAGCAGCGAGAGCAATAATTGTAATGCAATACACAGCAAACATAATTGTTTGTGGCCAATGCAACGTATTTCCAAGAATAGAAAGCGGTACACCAGCAAGTGCAAGTATTAAGAAAATT
This sequence is a window from Bacillus pseudomycoides DSM 12442. Protein-coding genes within it:
- a CDS encoding DNA-3-methyladenine glycosylase family protein, translating into MWSEHVTLKDSYHFEEVLRRLSFDPLNVVQLEEKIVYVPLLMDEEQIVVRVQGIGTLQNPQFWVSSQTGEQEKVMKRIYSIFQWNESFQDIQTHFRNTSLRPLFETYAYTPLVLEFDYFACLLRCIIHQQVHLKFATSLTEQFVKRYGTEKNGVFFFPTPERVANISIEELRNQKFSQRKAEYMVGLAKHIVEGKLNLVELEKQTEEVVAAQLLPVRGIGAWTVQNFLLFGLGRKNMFPKADIGIQRALQGIFQLEDKPDDAFLEKMKQECEPYCSYAALYLWKSIE
- the pdaA gene encoding delta-lactam-biosynthetic de-N-acetylase — translated: MKHRWLYIGLIFSIIMTLVPVSAFAYTNAPNHWGIPRAKNEIPPDAGEKFTDLLRGNGGFYLGDPKKKDIYLTFDNGYENGYTGKILDVLKEKKVPATFFVTGHYIKTQKELLLRMKNEGHIIGNHSRSHPDFTTVNDEKLREELQSVTDEIKKVTGQKEVKYVRPPRGIFSERTLALAKEMGYYNVFWSLAFLDWKVDQQRGWQYAHNNVMNMIHPGSIILLHAISKDNAEALAKIIDDLREKGYHFKSLDDLVKSNQP
- the fumA gene encoding class I fumarate hydratase → MEKLQESMYQLIVETSTNLPKDVRRAIQRAKERENAGTRSAMALGTITNNIKMADENISPICQDTGMPTFKIYTPVGVNQLQMKEAIYSALERATQDGKLRPNSVDSLFGDNSGNNLGPGTPVIKFEQWEKDYIDARLILKGGGCENKNIQYSLPCELEGLGRAGRDLEGIRKCLLHAVYQAQGQGCSAGVIGVGIGGDRTSGYELAKNQLFRTLDDVNPIPELQKLEEYVLENANKLGIGTMGFGGETTLLGCKIGVYNRLPASFYVSVAYNCWAYRRLGVTIHPETGEIIDWLYQEGENTLQQEVEHAKSEQREIVLQAPITEEQIRELRVGDVVTINGMMYTGRDAIHKHLMDNDCPVDLNGQIIYHCGPVVVKDENDNWKIKAAGPTTSIREEPYQGDIMKKFGIRAVIGKGGMGEKTLAALAEHGGVYLNAIGGAAQYYAECIKEVKDVDFLQFGIPEAMWHLRIDGFKAVVTMDSHGNSLHADVDKTSFEKLASFKEPVFK
- a CDS encoding SE1561 family protein; protein product: MGKAIQDKDSQLVYLKERLNMFIEVIDTIEPEEVELEDVDRLLAMLDELELKCEQFKKDE
- the yfkAB gene encoding radical SAM/CxCxxxxC motif protein YfkAB; this translates as MSISQTMKPITPSYDPWEAYMDLEEYGKLLLTNVEFTTTTLCNMRCEHCAVGYTLQPKDPNPLPMELLLKRLDEIPHLRSLSITGGEPMLSKKSVDNYVTPLLKYAHERGVRTQINSNLTIDLARYEQIIPYLDVLHISHNWGTIDDFVEGGFAMMERKPTYEQRAKLFERMITNSKALSDAGVLVSAETMLNKRTLPHIEHIHRQIVEEMGCKRHEVHPMYPSDFASNLEILTKDEIRSAIEHLLDIRDENIWMLFGTLPFYACSNDERDLATLRKLHLSKNVTVRNDPDGRSRLNVNIFDGNIIVTDFGDIPLLGNIQTNTLQEAYDRWCSSKTAKSLSCHCPAVKCLGPNILVKNSYYPTEDFLTKETNITL
- a CDS encoding YfkD famly protein, which codes for MKRVYSICLSTMVSFILLFPYSSSAKTTINVKMPSSVLNISKDNTYPNEAQDLPRLQPSELAKELLKTSTIRIENPDLIRLFNETSISNAPLAVGYRAKIYLGQWPLNYESTDTAINWEYKQVNRNVYDNRGVERLYPLRYKQESQKTVEGGLTAYIKDTDDVKKMILLKAMEKVQLPLSFKTTIGYGTGNERVYNISPKQLGYLYAYTPAVNEKGKVTFGEVYLVLKGNQKRLVIKNITSQGIGASIPIQDYVSFKFISSPYPQ
- the cax gene encoding calcium/proton exchanger, producing the protein MFNKIFLILALAGVPLSILGNTLHWPQTIMFAVYCITIIALAAFMGRATESLAIVSGPRIGGLLNATFGNAVELIISVFALQAGLTEVVLASLTGSVLGNLLLVGGLSFFVGGLKYKRQSFNVYDARHNSALLIFAVVVAFVIPEVFSMKMSIDKTYQLSIGVSIIMIVMYLAALFFKLVTHRGVYQHKSDEVEHEEEPEWSKGKALLILAIATAAVAYVSEALVHTFETVAKSFGWSELFIGVIIVAIVGNAAEHASAIIMAYKNKVNIAVEIAVGSTLQVAMFVAPVLIILSMFFTVKMPLVFTMPELVSMITAVFLTIAISNDGDTNWFEGGTLLAAYFIMGIGFYLL